From the Euphorbia lathyris chromosome 6, ddEupLath1.1, whole genome shotgun sequence genome, one window contains:
- the LOC136233026 gene encoding uncharacterized protein isoform X2, producing MKKCELCHSPARMYCESDQASLCWDCDSKVHSANFLVAKHSRTLLCNICQSFTPWTASGPNLTPTASVCNNCITDSTCREEIRNVHQRNRDSDNDDDDDDDDNNREERDTDDDDDDSDGDGGGGGDEDDEENQVVPWSSTAPPPASSSSNSEQESYSNSDESSCFQTVSFAFKSSSSSFQNRLDFPDSDSISRPLKKNQKKDQIPQDSKKNGIWKQRRLMLSK from the exons ATGAAGAAGTGCGAACTCTGTCACTCTCCGGCGAGAATGTACTGTGAATCAGATCAAGCAAGTCTCTGTTGGGATTGCGATTCCAAAGTTCACTCCGCTAATTTCCTCGTAGCTAAACACTCAAGAACTCTTCTCTGCAATATCTGTCAATCCTTCACTCCCTGGACCGCCTCTGGCCCTAATCTCACCCCTACCGCTTCCGTCTGCAACAATTGCATCACCGATTCAACTTGCCGAGAAGAAATTCGAAATGTCCATCAAAGAAATCGCGACAGCGACAACGACGACGACGACGACGATGATGATAATAACAGGGAAGAACGTGATACCGACGACGACGACGATGATTCGGATGGAGACGGAGGAGGTGGCGgagatgaagatgatgaagaaaatcAAGTGGTTCCTTGGTCATCAACAGCGCCGCCACCGGCTTCGAGTTCATCTAACAGCGAACAAGAAAGTTACAGTAATAGCGACGAAAGTTCATGTTTCCAAACAGTTTCATTTGCTTTCAAATCTTCATCCTCTTCTTTTCAG AATCGTCTCGATTTTCCGGATTCCGACTCAATTTCAAGGCCATTGAAGAAGAATCAGAAGAAAGATCAAATTCCTCAAGATAGCAAGAAAAATGGTATCTGGAAACAGAGGAGATTAATGCTAAGTAAATAG
- the LOC136233026 gene encoding zinc finger protein CONSTANS-LIKE 4-like isoform X1: protein MKKCELCHSPARMYCESDQASLCWDCDSKVHSANFLVAKHSRTLLCNICQSFTPWTASGPNLTPTASVCNNCITDSTCREEIRNVHQRNRDSDNDDDDDDDDNNREERDTDDDDDDSDGDGGGGGDEDDEENQVVPWSSTAPPPASSSSNSEQESYSNSDESSCFQTVSFAFKSSSSSFQQNRLDFPDSDSISRPLKKNQKKDQIPQDSKKNGIWKQRRLMLSK, encoded by the exons ATGAAGAAGTGCGAACTCTGTCACTCTCCGGCGAGAATGTACTGTGAATCAGATCAAGCAAGTCTCTGTTGGGATTGCGATTCCAAAGTTCACTCCGCTAATTTCCTCGTAGCTAAACACTCAAGAACTCTTCTCTGCAATATCTGTCAATCCTTCACTCCCTGGACCGCCTCTGGCCCTAATCTCACCCCTACCGCTTCCGTCTGCAACAATTGCATCACCGATTCAACTTGCCGAGAAGAAATTCGAAATGTCCATCAAAGAAATCGCGACAGCGACAACGACGACGACGACGACGATGATGATAATAACAGGGAAGAACGTGATACCGACGACGACGACGATGATTCGGATGGAGACGGAGGAGGTGGCGgagatgaagatgatgaagaaaatcAAGTGGTTCCTTGGTCATCAACAGCGCCGCCACCGGCTTCGAGTTCATCTAACAGCGAACAAGAAAGTTACAGTAATAGCGACGAAAGTTCATGTTTCCAAACAGTTTCATTTGCTTTCAAATCTTCATCCTCTTCTTTTCAG CAGAATCGTCTCGATTTTCCGGATTCCGACTCAATTTCAAGGCCATTGAAGAAGAATCAGAAGAAAGATCAAATTCCTCAAGATAGCAAGAAAAATGGTATCTGGAAACAGAGGAGATTAATGCTAAGTAAATAG